In Ancylothrix sp. D3o, the following are encoded in one genomic region:
- a CDS encoding dihydroorotase — translation MTSELLQQVRILDPLTGTDTTGDVLIVDHIIKDIAPQISNPPPNTQHHNCDGLILGPGLTDLYSLGGEPGYEDRETLDSFWKSASAGGFTRVAMLPATHPPIDNPGALSLLQTRAKMLQPASNLYFWGALTIAIAGQQMTEFAELASAGIVGFADGVPVQNLALLRRILEYLKPLNIPIALWPCDRKLEGSGVMREGPDSIRLGLPGNPAISETTALAALLEVVATTGTPTHIMRVSTARSVQLIQQAKNQGIPITASTTWLHLTLDTKAIECYNPNLRIDPPLPTPQDRYALIQAIKEGIIDAIAVDHSPYSYEEKTVAFGEAPAGAIGLELALPLLWQNLVDAGLLTPLELWRSLSIGAAACLNLKLPGVTTGKAAELTLFNPKQTWKVEEKTLQSLSSNTFWLGQQIAGRVIKVWS, via the coding sequence ATGACCAGCGAACTACTCCAACAAGTCCGAATTTTAGACCCTCTCACCGGCACCGACACCACCGGCGACGTCCTCATTGTTGATCACATCATCAAAGACATCGCCCCCCAAATATCCAACCCGCCCCCCAACACTCAGCACCACAACTGCGACGGGCTTATTCTTGGCCCCGGCCTCACCGACCTCTACAGCTTGGGCGGCGAACCTGGATACGAAGACCGCGAAACCCTCGATAGCTTCTGGAAATCTGCTTCGGCGGGGGGGTTTACGCGGGTGGCTATGTTGCCGGCTACCCATCCACCCATCGATAACCCCGGAGCATTATCGCTGCTGCAAACGCGGGCAAAAATGCTACAACCGGCCTCGAATCTCTATTTCTGGGGTGCTCTTACCATCGCTATTGCCGGTCAGCAAATGACGGAATTTGCCGAACTCGCCAGCGCCGGCATTGTCGGTTTTGCTGATGGGGTGCCGGTGCAAAATCTCGCCCTCTTGCGTCGCATTCTCGAATATCTTAAACCTCTCAATATCCCCATTGCCCTTTGGCCCTGTGACCGCAAACTCGAAGGGAGCGGTGTCATGCGTGAAGGGCCAGACTCCATCCGCCTCGGCCTCCCTGGAAACCCGGCCATCTCCGAAACCACCGCCCTTGCTGCTTTGCTGGAAGTCGTCGCCACCACCGGCACCCCCACCCACATCATGCGCGTTTCCACCGCCCGCAGCGTCCAACTGATCCAACAAGCCAAAAACCAAGGCATCCCCATCACCGCCAGCACAACTTGGCTGCATTTAACCCTTGACACAAAAGCCATTGAATGCTATAATCCCAATCTTCGCATCGACCCGCCTTTACCGACTCCTCAAGATCGCTACGCTTTAATTCAAGCAATCAAAGAAGGCATTATTGATGCAATTGCTGTGGATCACAGCCCTTATTCTTATGAAGAAAAAACTGTGGCTTTTGGGGAAGCGCCGGCCGGTGCGATAGGTTTAGAATTAGCGTTGCCTTTGTTGTGGCAAAATCTTGTCGATGCCGGTTTACTTACTCCCTTAGAACTTTGGCGCAGTTTAAGCATTGGTGCAGCGGCTTGCTTAAATTTAAAATTGCCGGGGGTGACAACTGGGAAAGCAGCAGAATTGACTTTATTTAACCCAAAACAAACTTGGAAAGTAGAAGAAAAAACTCTGCAAAGTTTGTCGAGTAATACTTTTTGGTTGGGTCAACAAATAGCCGGTCGTGTTATTAAAGTTTGGAGTTAA
- the lepB gene encoding signal peptidase I — MTPVQDPVSEPNNNPQQNTENPWIEAFKTVGLSVILAFGIRAFVAEARYIPSGSMEPTLQINDRLIVDKLSYRFAIPQRGDIVVFDPTETLEKQNFHDAFIKRVIGLPGEKVEVKGGRVFINDKGLREQYIADEPNYQYGPVTVPEGQYLVLGDNRNNSYDSHYWGFVPREKIIGRAVVRFWPPNRVGEIGDQPVYSTPSPAPAPTN; from the coding sequence ATGACCCCTGTGCAAGATCCCGTCTCTGAACCGAATAACAATCCTCAACAAAATACAGAAAACCCCTGGATAGAGGCATTTAAAACTGTCGGACTGAGCGTTATTTTGGCCTTTGGGATTCGTGCTTTTGTTGCTGAAGCGCGCTATATCCCTTCAGGTTCAATGGAACCAACGTTACAAATTAATGACCGGCTGATCGTAGATAAACTCAGTTATCGTTTTGCTATTCCCCAACGCGGTGATATTGTGGTCTTTGATCCAACCGAAACCCTGGAAAAGCAAAATTTCCACGATGCGTTTATTAAACGGGTGATCGGTTTGCCTGGTGAAAAGGTGGAAGTCAAAGGGGGTCGGGTTTTTATTAATGATAAAGGCCTGCGGGAACAATATATTGCCGATGAGCCAAATTACCAATATGGGCCGGTGACAGTACCAGAGGGTCAATATTTGGTTTTGGGAGATAACCGCAATAACAGTTATGACAGCCATTACTGGGGTTTTGTCCCCCGCGAAAAAATTATAGGCCGCGCTGTGGTGCGTTTTTGGCCTCCCAACCGCGTTGGCGAAATTGGCGATCAGCCGGTGTATTCTACTCCCTCACCGGCACCGGCACCGACAAATTAA
- a CDS encoding dihydroorotase — protein sequence MEILPFTAMSFASNSLLLRHAQILMPAGDYLLGDVLIQDGKIVQVAPEITATEALEIDATNLTLLPGVIDPQVHFREPGLEYKEDLFTASCACAKGGVTSFLEMPNTKPLTTTQEMLNDKLQRAAAKSLVNYGFFIGATAENLPDLRTANPTCGIKIFMGSMHGALLVDQDSALEAIFAEGSRLIAVHAEDQARINERRKLYEGETNPAIHSVIQDETAALLATKQALSLSKKYQRRLHILHLSTGIEAELLREDKPSWVTAEVTPQHLVLNTESYEKIGTLAQMNPPLRSPENNDVLWKALLDGVIDFIATDHAPHTLEEKAKGYPNTPSGMPGVETSLPVMLTQAKEGKCTVAQVANWMSTAVAKAYKIPNKGLIAPGYDADLVLVDLENYKPVLKEELQTKCRWSPFEGWNLTGWPVFTIVGGKIVYERGKLNTDVRGKALRFEEN from the coding sequence ATGGAAATTTTACCCTTCACTGCTATGTCTTTTGCATCTAATTCTTTACTGCTTCGTCACGCTCAGATTTTAATGCCAGCAGGAGATTATCTGTTAGGCGATGTTCTCATTCAAGATGGCAAAATTGTTCAAGTTGCACCGGAAATTACCGCTACTGAGGCTTTAGAAATTGATGCTACAAATTTAACTTTACTGCCAGGAGTAATTGATCCGCAAGTTCATTTTCGTGAGCCTGGGTTGGAATACAAAGAAGATTTATTTACGGCGAGTTGTGCTTGTGCGAAAGGGGGGGTGACTTCGTTTTTGGAAATGCCGAATACAAAACCGTTGACGACTACGCAAGAAATGTTAAATGATAAGTTGCAACGGGCGGCGGCTAAAAGTTTGGTGAATTATGGGTTTTTTATTGGGGCGACGGCTGAAAATTTACCTGATTTGCGAACGGCTAATCCTACTTGTGGGATTAAAATTTTTATGGGTTCAATGCACGGGGCTTTGTTGGTTGATCAAGATAGTGCTTTGGAAGCAATTTTTGCTGAAGGAAGCCGGTTAATTGCTGTTCATGCGGAAGATCAAGCCCGAATTAATGAGCGCCGGAAATTATATGAAGGAGAAACTAATCCGGCGATTCATTCGGTGATTCAAGATGAAACGGCGGCTTTACTTGCTACGAAACAAGCGTTATCTCTTTCTAAGAAATATCAGCGACGGTTACATATTTTACATTTGTCTACCGGCATTGAAGCTGAACTTTTAAGAGAAGATAAACCAAGTTGGGTAACTGCGGAAGTTACGCCGCAACATTTGGTGCTTAATACCGAAAGTTATGAAAAAATTGGGACGCTTGCTCAAATGAATCCTCCTTTGCGTTCTCCAGAAAATAATGATGTTTTGTGGAAGGCTTTATTGGATGGGGTGATTGATTTTATTGCAACAGATCACGCGCCGCATACGTTAGAAGAAAAGGCAAAAGGTTATCCAAATACTCCCTCTGGTATGCCTGGGGTGGAAACGTCTTTGCCGGTGATGTTAACGCAGGCAAAAGAGGGAAAATGTACGGTTGCTCAAGTTGCAAACTGGATGTCTACGGCGGTGGCAAAAGCTTATAAAATTCCTAATAAAGGTTTAATTGCTCCTGGTTATGATGCCGATTTGGTGTTAGTTGATTTGGAGAATTATAAGCCGGTTTTGAAAGAAGAATTGCAAACAAAATGCCGGTGGAGTCCGTTTGAAGGGTGGAATTTAACCGGCTGGCCGGTGTTTACGATTGTTGGGGGTAAAATTGTTTATGAACGAGGCAAATTAAATACTGATGTGCGGGGAAAAGCTTTGAGGTTTGAGGAGAATTAA
- a CDS encoding diflavin flavoprotein — translation MPQTLTATKPRDVQAMYLGTDTLILRSRTWDRLKFEVEYSLAKGTTANSFAIIREKIALIDPPGESFTEIYLEALQKRIDLNKIDYVILGHFNPNRGATLKALLKLAPQITFVCSNPAAISLRQYFENIELKIAIVRGEDRLDLGQGHELQFITTATPKWPDSLCSYDPKTKILFTDKFFGAHVCGDQVFDEGWEVYSEDRRFYYDSLHASQAKQALAALDKLAEFLTPNNEGKMLVNFCAPGHGPMVQYGLTELSHLYRKWSEDQNTKDLTVALIYASAYGNTATLASAIAKGITKSGVAVESINCEFAEPSEIQAAVEKCDGFIIGTPTLAGHAPTQIQTALGVVLSTASKNKLAGVFGSYGWSGEAVDLVADKLRDSGYKLGFEPLRVKFKPSGTIIQECKEIGTDFAQALKKSQRLRAPRQGATAGQGDRTAQAVGRIVGSLCVMSARRGDVTSAMLASWVSQATFSPPGLTIAVAKDRAVESLSHSGDKFVLNVLAEGKQVRKHFMKNFVPGEDRFAGLETKESENGCPIILSALAYLECTVQNRMEAGDHWIVYAVVDNGHLLQSTGVTAVHYRKTGIHY, via the coding sequence ATGCCACAAACTCTCACCGCCACAAAACCCCGCGATGTACAAGCAATGTACCTCGGCACCGACACCTTAATTTTGCGTTCCCGCACTTGGGATAGACTGAAATTTGAAGTCGAATACTCCCTTGCCAAAGGCACTACAGCAAACAGTTTTGCCATTATCCGCGAAAAAATTGCCCTCATTGATCCCCCAGGTGAATCGTTTACAGAAATTTATCTGGAAGCTTTACAAAAACGCATCGATTTAAACAAAATCGATTATGTAATTCTCGGACACTTTAACCCCAACCGAGGCGCAACTCTCAAGGCGCTTTTAAAATTAGCACCGCAGATAACTTTTGTGTGTTCAAACCCCGCCGCTATTAGCTTACGGCAGTATTTTGAAAACATCGAATTAAAAATAGCAATTGTGCGCGGGGAAGACCGGCTCGATCTTGGACAAGGCCACGAATTGCAGTTTATTACTACGGCCACTCCTAAATGGCCAGACAGTCTTTGCTCCTACGATCCAAAAACAAAAATCTTATTTACGGATAAGTTTTTTGGGGCTCACGTTTGCGGTGATCAGGTATTTGATGAAGGCTGGGAAGTTTATAGCGAAGACCGGCGTTTCTACTACGATTCCTTACACGCTTCTCAAGCCAAACAAGCCCTCGCAGCCCTCGATAAATTAGCGGAATTCCTGACGCCAAATAACGAAGGCAAGATGTTAGTTAATTTCTGTGCCCCCGGTCATGGCCCAATGGTTCAGTATGGCCTCACTGAACTCTCGCACCTCTACCGCAAATGGTCAGAAGATCAAAATACTAAAGACTTGACAGTTGCCCTAATTTATGCTAGTGCCTACGGCAACACCGCCACTCTGGCCTCAGCTATCGCCAAAGGTATAACAAAATCTGGGGTAGCGGTGGAGTCGATTAATTGTGAGTTTGCCGAACCTTCCGAAATTCAGGCGGCGGTGGAAAAGTGCGATGGCTTTATTATTGGCACTCCCACCCTGGCCGGTCATGCCCCAACCCAGATACAAACCGCATTAGGCGTTGTGCTATCTACCGCTTCTAAAAATAAGTTAGCGGGGGTATTTGGTTCCTATGGTTGGAGTGGGGAAGCGGTAGATTTAGTGGCCGATAAGTTGCGAGATTCTGGGTATAAGTTAGGTTTTGAACCCTTGCGAGTTAAATTTAAACCCAGCGGTACAATTATCCAAGAATGTAAAGAAATCGGCACTGATTTTGCCCAAGCCCTGAAAAAATCTCAGCGTCTCCGTGCCCCGCGTCAGGGGGCAACTGCCGGCCAGGGAGACCGTACTGCTCAAGCGGTAGGTCGCATTGTTGGCTCACTTTGTGTTATGTCGGCACGGCGCGGCGATGTCACAAGTGCGATGCTGGCATCATGGGTATCGCAGGCAACATTTAGCCCACCAGGGTTAACAATTGCGGTGGCAAAAGACCGCGCAGTGGAGTCTTTATCCCACAGCGGCGATAAATTTGTCCTCAATGTTTTGGCAGAGGGTAAACAAGTTCGTAAGCATTTTATGAAGAATTTTGTCCCTGGCGAAGACCGATTTGCCGGTTTGGAAACTAAGGAATCAGAAAATGGTTGTCCGATTATTTTAAGCGCCCTTGCATACCTAGAATGCACTGTGCAAAACCGTATGGAAGCCGGAGATCATTGGATTGTTTATGCAGTCGTAGATAACGGTCATTTGTTGCAATCTACAGGTGTAACTGCCGTCCATTATCGCAAAACCGGCATCCATTATTAA
- a CDS encoding diflavin flavoprotein — protein sequence MVALTDRVQQRRLTIEKSEIASETTAIRSLDWDRDRFDIEFGLKNGTTYNSFIIRGEKIALVDTSHEKFRQLYLDTLTGEIDPTTIDYIVISHTEPDHSGLVKDVLNLAPQATIVGAKVAIQFLENLIHQPFKNIQVKNGDKLDLGNGHILEFVSAPNLHWPDTIFTYDSKTQILFTCDAFGMHYCSDKTFDENLSDIEADYHFYYECLMGPNARSVLGAMKRMADLGEITTIATGHGPLLRHNLLELTGRYKKWSQEQTKAETTVAVFYYSDYGYSDRLSQAIAHGITKTGVAVEMMDLKAAEPQEARELAQNAAGIVIAAPPVSDTNAEAIIGTILASANNKQTFGLLESGGGDDLSVYPLRNKFKELGLKEAFPAILIKETPHNPTYQLCDEAGTDLGQWLTRDKAVKQMKSLDSDLDKALGRLSGGLYIITAQKGEVNSAMLASWVAQASFQPMGLSIAVAKDRAIEALMHVGDKFVLNVLAEDNYQALMKHFLKRFAPGADRFAGIKTQPANNGCPILTDAVAYLECEVQSRMELSDHHIVYATVDTGRVSNPDALPAVHHRKVGNHY from the coding sequence ATGGTAGCTCTCACCGACCGAGTGCAACAACGCCGGCTCACTATCGAAAAAAGCGAAATTGCCAGCGAGACAACCGCCATCCGTTCCCTAGACTGGGATCGGGATCGCTTCGACATTGAATTTGGCCTAAAAAACGGCACAACCTACAACTCTTTCATCATTCGCGGTGAAAAAATCGCCCTTGTAGACACCTCCCACGAAAAATTTCGCCAACTGTACCTAGACACTCTCACCGGCGAAATTGACCCCACCACCATTGATTACATCGTAATTAGCCACACCGAACCCGATCACAGTGGCTTAGTAAAAGACGTCTTAAACCTCGCACCTCAAGCAACAATTGTCGGGGCAAAAGTTGCGATTCAATTCTTAGAAAACCTCATACATCAACCGTTTAAAAACATCCAAGTAAAAAACGGAGACAAACTCGATTTAGGAAACGGACATATCCTCGAATTTGTCTCAGCGCCTAACTTACATTGGCCAGATACCATCTTTACCTACGATTCCAAAACGCAGATATTATTCACCTGCGACGCCTTTGGAATGCACTACTGCTCAGATAAAACCTTTGACGAAAACCTCAGCGATATCGAAGCCGATTATCACTTTTATTACGAGTGTTTAATGGGGCCAAATGCTCGCTCTGTTCTCGGTGCAATGAAACGCATGGCAGACTTGGGAGAAATCACCACCATTGCCACCGGACACGGCCCCTTATTGCGTCATAACCTGCTTGAACTAACAGGACGCTATAAAAAATGGAGCCAAGAACAAACAAAAGCAGAAACAACAGTTGCCGTTTTTTACTATTCAGATTACGGCTACAGTGACCGGCTTTCTCAAGCAATTGCACACGGTATTACAAAAACCGGTGTCGCAGTAGAAATGATGGATTTAAAAGCAGCAGAACCGCAAGAAGCACGAGAACTTGCCCAAAATGCTGCCGGGATTGTAATTGCAGCCCCTCCCGTTTCCGATACTAACGCTGAAGCAATAATCGGCACTATTTTAGCGAGTGCAAACAATAAACAAACCTTTGGTTTATTAGAATCGGGCGGTGGCGATGACCTCTCGGTTTATCCCTTGCGAAACAAATTCAAAGAACTAGGATTAAAAGAAGCCTTCCCGGCAATTTTAATCAAAGAAACGCCCCACAACCCAACTTATCAGCTTTGCGATGAAGCCGGTACTGACTTAGGACAATGGCTGACTCGTGACAAAGCTGTTAAGCAAATGAAATCGCTTGATAGCGACTTAGATAAAGCCTTGGGCCGGCTTAGTGGCGGGTTATATATTATTACCGCTCAAAAAGGCGAAGTTAATAGCGCCATGCTCGCGTCTTGGGTAGCACAAGCCAGTTTTCAACCGATGGGATTAAGCATTGCTGTTGCCAAAGATCGGGCAATTGAAGCCTTAATGCACGTTGGTGATAAATTCGTTTTAAACGTGCTTGCTGAAGACAATTATCAAGCTTTAATGAAGCACTTTTTAAAGCGTTTTGCCCCTGGTGCAGATCGCTTTGCCGGCATCAAAACTCAGCCGGCAAATAACGGTTGTCCTATTCTTACCGATGCTGTTGCTTACCTCGAATGCGAAGTGCAAAGCCGGATGGAATTAAGCGATCATCATATCGTTTATGCGACTGTTGATACAGGGCGAGTTTCCAACCCCGACGCCTTGCCGGCAGTCCACCACCGCAAAGTCGGTAATCACTATTAA
- a CDS encoding efflux RND transporter permease subunit — translation MFADFFIKRPVFATVCALLIVIVGAISITVLPIARFPDISPTQISVTANYTGASAEVVENAVTNILERQINGIEGLKYLTSSSSNDGTSTITATFDASRNKDIAAVDIQNRVSVAQPQLPEAVQRTGVRVTKQSTSILLAIGIFSENNEYDNIFLSNYADLYLADAVKRVKGVGDVRIFGERRYAMRVWLDPNRLAARGLTPQDISRALSEQNIQVGAGRIGTEPAPKGQMYQLDLRAVSRLTDAKQFEELVLKTDEDGTLVKLKDVGRAELGAENYNSFLRFRGNDAVGLGIYQLPGSNALDVAKAVKAEMANLATRFPPGLKYQLALDTTAFVEASLAEVVKTLFEAILLVVIVIFVFLQDWRTTFIPTIAIPISLIGTFAFIKAFDFSINSLSLFGLTLATGLVVDDAIIVVENIDRLIHQGMNPREAASEAMRELFSAVIATSLVLMAVFVPVAFFPGTTGALYKQFALTIAFSVAISTFMAITLTPSLSALMLRRRKTYSGPVGWLFEKFNNGLDWTRRKYREVLIFLTKIKLFVVGLFIVSLGLTAWLYVTVPTAFIPEEDQGYFLTIIQGPQGVSLQYTQQVMDRVEKEILELPEVLGTFTVGGFGFSGSTANSGIIFTTLKPWKERQNEEQSIQAILGKLRAKFGAITEARVMPVNPPAIQGLGQFGGFQFQLQDRRGGSDLGALLQAMGGILKQANQTPGLQAVFSTFAANTPQLLVEVDRNKAKALQVSINDIFSTLQTSLGSQYVNDFTLQDRNYRVYVQADQQFRSNPEDIGKLFVRAQNQQMIPLSSLVKVTSTVGAQTITHYNLFRSIEINGAPAPGTSSGQALQAMEKVAKQVLAPGFGYEWSGTSLEEIESGGQAPIIFGMGLVFVFLVLAAQYENYVDPLIILLSVPLAIFGALLAQMARGLSNDVYCQIGLVMLIGLSSKNAILIVEFANQLRQEGLSITKAAVEASQERLRPILMTSLAFVLGIAPLINPEGAGAASRRSLGNAIAGGMVVSTFLSLFVVPVLYVVIVSLRERMKKQKPPQNSSSDGSLNGKKIENPSGEEAVKNLTPPNRM, via the coding sequence ATGTTTGCAGATTTTTTTATCAAAAGACCCGTTTTTGCTACTGTTTGCGCCCTGCTAATAGTAATCGTCGGTGCGATTAGTATTACAGTCTTGCCGATAGCTCGTTTTCCTGACATTAGCCCCACCCAAATTAGCGTAACAGCCAACTACACAGGAGCAAGCGCCGAAGTTGTCGAAAATGCCGTCACAAACATATTAGAAAGGCAAATCAACGGCATAGAAGGATTAAAATATTTAACATCAAGTAGCAGTAATGATGGCACAAGCACAATTACCGCCACTTTTGACGCTTCGAGAAACAAAGATATTGCCGCTGTTGATATTCAAAATCGTGTTTCTGTTGCTCAACCGCAATTACCTGAAGCCGTCCAAAGAACAGGAGTTCGAGTTACAAAACAATCCACGAGTATTTTATTAGCAATTGGCATATTTAGCGAAAATAACGAATATGACAATATCTTTTTAAGTAATTACGCTGACCTTTATTTAGCTGATGCAGTAAAGCGAGTTAAAGGTGTAGGCGATGTGCGAATTTTTGGGGAACGCCGGTATGCAATGCGAGTTTGGTTAGATCCAAACCGGCTCGCTGCAAGAGGTTTAACACCCCAAGATATTAGCAGAGCATTAAGTGAGCAAAATATCCAAGTTGGGGCCGGTAGAATTGGCACAGAACCGGCACCAAAAGGGCAAATGTATCAGCTTGACTTGCGAGCAGTGAGCCGGTTAACTGATGCCAAACAATTTGAAGAATTAGTTTTAAAAACCGACGAAGATGGCACCTTAGTTAAATTAAAAGATGTCGGACGTGCCGAACTTGGAGCAGAAAATTATAACTCGTTTTTACGATTTCGTGGCAATGATGCAGTAGGGTTAGGAATTTATCAATTACCCGGAAGTAACGCCTTAGATGTTGCCAAAGCAGTCAAAGCCGAAATGGCAAATCTAGCGACAAGATTTCCCCCTGGATTGAAATATCAACTTGCATTAGATACGACTGCTTTTGTGGAAGCATCTTTAGCAGAAGTTGTGAAAACTTTGTTTGAAGCAATTTTGCTTGTGGTGATTGTGATTTTTGTATTTTTGCAAGATTGGCGCACCACCTTTATTCCCACCATTGCAATTCCCATTTCTTTGATTGGTACTTTTGCTTTTATTAAGGCTTTTGACTTTTCAATTAATAGCTTATCGTTGTTTGGCTTAACCTTAGCCACCGGCTTAGTCGTGGATGATGCAATTATTGTCGTCGAAAATATTGACCGGCTAATTCATCAAGGAATGAACCCGCGCGAAGCAGCATCCGAAGCAATGCGCGAACTTTTCAGCGCTGTTATTGCGACATCTTTAGTATTAATGGCAGTGTTTGTGCCGGTGGCATTTTTCCCCGGCACCACTGGCGCACTTTATAAACAATTTGCCTTAACAATTGCCTTTTCCGTTGCCATTTCTACCTTTATGGCAATTACCCTCACTCCATCCCTTTCGGCGCTGATGTTACGCCGCAGAAAAACTTATTCAGGGCCGGTTGGTTGGTTGTTTGAGAAATTTAATAATGGGTTAGATTGGACACGCCGGAAATACCGCGAAGTGCTGATTTTTCTCACCAAAATTAAGTTATTTGTTGTCGGCTTATTTATTGTTTCTTTAGGATTAACAGCCTGGCTTTATGTCACCGTACCAACCGCGTTTATTCCAGAAGAAGATCAAGGCTATTTTCTGACCATTATTCAAGGCCCACAAGGCGTTTCCTTGCAATACACCCAACAAGTAATGGATAGAGTCGAAAAAGAAATTCTCGAACTCCCCGAAGTGTTGGGAACCTTTACGGTAGGAGGATTTGGTTTTAGTGGTAGCACTGCAAATAGTGGGATTATTTTTACAACCTTAAAACCTTGGAAAGAACGCCAAAACGAAGAGCAATCAATTCAAGCAATTTTAGGGAAGTTACGCGCTAAATTTGGGGCTATTACCGAGGCAAGAGTGATGCCGGTTAACCCGCCAGCAATTCAAGGCTTAGGACAATTTGGAGGCTTTCAATTTCAACTACAAGACCGGCGCGGCGGCAGCGATTTAGGAGCATTATTACAAGCAATGGGAGGCATATTAAAACAAGCCAATCAAACCCCCGGACTGCAAGCAGTATTCAGCACATTTGCCGCCAATACTCCCCAGTTATTAGTAGAAGTTGACCGCAATAAAGCCAAAGCATTGCAAGTGTCAATTAATGATATTTTCAGCACCTTGCAAACATCCTTGGGGAGTCAATATGTAAATGACTTTACCTTGCAGGATCGAAATTATCGAGTCTATGTACAAGCAGACCAGCAGTTTCGTTCAAATCCCGAAGACATTGGAAAATTGTTTGTTCGCGCTCAAAATCAACAAATGATACCGCTGAGTAGTTTGGTAAAAGTTACCTCAACAGTTGGCGCCCAAACTATTACGCACTATAACTTGTTTCGCTCCATAGAAATCAATGGAGCACCGGCCCCTGGCACCAGTTCAGGACAAGCACTGCAAGCAATGGAAAAAGTCGCTAAACAAGTATTAGCACCGGGTTTTGGCTATGAATGGTCTGGTACATCTTTAGAAGAAATAGAATCAGGAGGACAAGCGCCGATTATTTTTGGCATGGGGTTAGTGTTTGTGTTTTTAGTGTTGGCGGCGCAGTATGAAAATTATGTTGATCCGTTGATTATTTTGTTATCAGTTCCTCTGGCAATTTTTGGGGCGTTGTTGGCACAGATGGCAAGAGGTTTATCAAATGATGTTTATTGCCAAATTGGGTTAGTGATGTTGATTGGTTTATCTAGCAAAAATGCGATTTTAATTGTAGAATTTGCCAATCAATTAAGACAGGAAGGGTTATCGATTACAAAAGCAGCAGTGGAAGCATCACAGGAACGCTTAAGACCAATTTTGATGACATCTCTTGCCTTTGTTTTAGGTATAGCACCGTTAATAAATCCTGAAGGGGCCGGTGCAGCGAGCCGGCGTTCATTAGGAAATGCAATTGCTGGAGGAATGGTAGTTTCGACATTTTTAAGCTTATTTGTGGTGCCGGTTTTGTATGTTGTAATTGTCTCCTTACGAGAAAGAATGAAAAAACAAAAACCGCCGCAAAATTCCTCAAGTGACGGTTCCTTGAACGGCAAAAAAATTGAAAACCCTTCAGGAGAAGAAGCAGTAAAAAACCTCACCCCCCCAAACCGGATGTAG